In the genome of Natronorubrum sediminis, one region contains:
- a CDS encoding HAD family hydrolase, whose protein sequence is MAASLEDEYDFWLLDLDGTLIDVEWSYTREIFDRVGTKLGREFTDREADILWSGLTGSRNRQLEEWGIDPIAFWDAFHEEEDPLVRAEQTYLHEDAAFVTDLDVPVGLVTHCQKFLCEPVLDHLDIHDWFDARLCCTEQTGWKPDPEPVQSVMDDLGVGDNGHVGVLAGDGANDVGAAWNAGLDAIHVERVGHDRRGLCVRGDYRVDSFDELF, encoded by the coding sequence ATGGCGGCTTCGCTCGAGGACGAGTACGACTTCTGGCTGCTCGATTTAGACGGGACGCTCATCGACGTCGAGTGGTCTTACACCCGTGAGATATTCGACCGGGTCGGCACGAAACTCGGCCGCGAGTTCACCGACCGAGAGGCGGACATCCTCTGGAGTGGCCTCACCGGCTCGAGAAACCGTCAACTCGAGGAGTGGGGAATCGATCCCATCGCGTTCTGGGATGCCTTCCACGAGGAGGAGGATCCGCTCGTTCGGGCCGAACAGACCTACCTCCACGAGGACGCTGCGTTCGTCACCGACCTCGACGTGCCGGTCGGCCTGGTCACCCACTGCCAGAAGTTCCTCTGCGAGCCGGTGCTCGATCACCTCGACATTCACGACTGGTTCGACGCCCGACTGTGCTGTACCGAGCAGACGGGCTGGAAACCAGATCCGGAGCCAGTGCAGTCCGTGATGGACGATCTCGGCGTCGGTGACAACGGCCACGTCGGCGTCCTCGCCGGAGACGGGGCGAACGACGTCGGTGCAGCCTGGAACGCTGGACTCGATGCGATTCACGTCGAACGAGTCGGCCACGACCGACGCGGGCTATGTGTTCGAGGCGACTATCGCGTC